Proteins from a single region of Chryseomicrobium sp. FSL W7-1435:
- a CDS encoding phytoene/squalene synthase family protein gives MNDREWRIPLKANPVTRDAMRVLKDTSRTFYIPITFLQRDLKKAVASAYLCMRAIDEIEDHEEIPKELKADVLQKTAAILEQPFDDNAYQQALAPIVHLMPEVTIRLADWVAYCPQGARQRMQLATAEMAEGMAKWALKEWKVETQEDLDDYTYYVAGLVGVMLSDLWEWDSGIRTDRDLAIGYGRGLQAVNILRNQEEDSERGVGYFPKEWTRADMFAYAEGNLAKADAYMEDISKRSIRLFCQLPLTFAHKTLDAMKSGREKMTRAEVERTVQEVAGKDWEEQS, from the coding sequence ATGAATGATAGAGAATGGAGGATTCCCTTGAAGGCTAATCCAGTCACACGTGATGCGATGCGTGTTTTGAAGGACACGAGTCGCACATTTTACATACCCATTACATTTTTACAACGTGATTTAAAAAAAGCAGTGGCCTCTGCCTATTTGTGTATGCGCGCCATTGATGAGATTGAAGACCATGAAGAGATCCCAAAAGAATTAAAAGCAGATGTATTACAGAAAACAGCTGCCATTTTAGAACAACCTTTCGATGACAATGCATACCAACAAGCGCTTGCCCCCATCGTTCACTTGATGCCTGAAGTGACAATTCGCTTAGCCGATTGGGTGGCCTATTGTCCACAAGGAGCTCGTCAGCGCATGCAACTGGCTACTGCCGAAATGGCAGAAGGGATGGCCAAGTGGGCTTTGAAAGAATGGAAAGTCGAAACGCAGGAAGACTTAGATGATTACACGTACTACGTAGCAGGTTTAGTTGGGGTAATGCTCTCTGACTTGTGGGAGTGGGATTCGGGTATCCGTACAGATCGTGATCTTGCCATTGGCTACGGTCGTGGGTTACAAGCTGTCAATATACTACGTAATCAAGAGGAAGATTCTGAGCGTGGAGTGGGCTATTTCCCAAAAGAATGGACGCGAGCGGATATGTTTGCCTACGCAGAAGGGAACCTTGCGAAAGCTGATGCGTATATGGAGGATATCTCAAAACGCAGCATTCGCTTGTTCTGCCAATTACCACTGACTTTTGCACACAAAACGTTAGATGCGATGAAATCAGGCCGTGAAAAAATGACACGAGCTGAAGTGGAGCGCACTGTTCAAGAAGTGGCAGGAAAAGACTGGGAGGAACAATCATGA
- a CDS encoding substrate-binding domain-containing protein — protein MNSALGIITYFLVIWGLVIGGLYTAFLLLMSGNTEWLLPLGVGVVLIGVLFVQLYHRKSIRNKKKTTSALALIFVASLIYPMYHLYLDSIPTVSAEVDIYHYMPFEEDSQVKSLSEEATLTLTGELPRLDGATALYPLYAAAAEMIYPENYYDPYSSEVMVNTTPDAYSNLFEGRVDAIFVAGPSEGQLKTAKAKGLELTMTPIGKEAFVFFVHANNPVTEVTFKDIQGIYSGEVTQWSELGGEDEEIRAFQRPEDSGSQTTLLKIMGDAPVMEAPVENIETGMGGIIEEVSEYRNHKNAIGYTFRFYGQEMVRNNQINYLSIDGVEPTRETIRDGSYPLTSEFFIITTQNSSEETRQLVEWFASEQGQRLVEHAGYVPVEESFGE, from the coding sequence ATGAATTCAGCTCTTGGAATTATTACATATTTTCTTGTTATATGGGGGTTGGTAATCGGTGGGCTCTATACTGCGTTTCTGTTACTGATGTCGGGGAATACAGAGTGGTTACTCCCTTTAGGCGTTGGTGTCGTTTTGATTGGTGTGTTATTTGTACAACTTTATCACCGAAAGTCGATAAGAAATAAGAAAAAAACAACTAGTGCTTTAGCATTGATTTTCGTTGCCAGTTTAATCTACCCGATGTATCACCTCTATCTTGATTCGATTCCAACAGTGTCTGCAGAAGTTGATATTTATCATTACATGCCGTTTGAAGAAGATTCGCAAGTGAAATCATTAAGCGAAGAAGCGACTCTAACTTTAACAGGGGAGTTGCCAAGGTTAGATGGAGCAACAGCCTTGTATCCCTTATATGCGGCTGCTGCAGAAATGATTTACCCAGAAAATTATTATGATCCTTACAGTAGTGAAGTAATGGTCAATACAACGCCTGATGCGTATTCAAATCTGTTCGAGGGACGTGTAGACGCTATTTTTGTAGCAGGTCCTTCAGAAGGGCAGCTGAAAACGGCTAAGGCAAAAGGGTTGGAACTGACTATGACACCTATTGGTAAAGAAGCTTTTGTCTTCTTCGTCCACGCGAATAATCCAGTGACTGAAGTGACGTTTAAAGATATACAAGGTATTTATAGTGGTGAGGTTACGCAATGGTCTGAACTTGGAGGAGAAGATGAAGAAATCAGAGCCTTCCAACGACCTGAAGACAGTGGTAGTCAAACTACATTATTGAAAATTATGGGAGACGCGCCGGTGATGGAAGCGCCTGTCGAAAACATCGAGACCGGTATGGGAGGCATTATCGAAGAGGTTTCCGAATACCGAAATCACAAAAATGCGATTGGGTATACGTTTCGTTTTTATGGACAGGAAATGGTCCGCAACAATCAAATCAACTATTTATCGATTGATGGCGTAGAGCCAACACGGGAAACAATTCGCGACGGAAGCTATCCATTAACGTCAGAATTCTTTATTATCACGACTCAAAATAGCAGTGAAGAAACCAGGCAGCTTGTTGAGTGGTTCGCTTCAGAGCAGGGACAACGGTTAGTGGAGCATGCAGGATATGTGCCAGTGGAAGAGAGTTTCGGAGAGTAG
- the nhaC gene encoding Na+/H+ antiporter NhaC, which yields MERPKVEKKEMALGWAVLPLILMIIVMFYTIVALEQGPHIPLIIGTSIAALVAWKHGFKWDEIEEMMYKGIRLALPAVVIIILVGLTIGAWIGSGVVATMIYFGLKIISPALFLVTITVICAVVALAIGSSWSTMGTIGVAGMGIGLSMGIPAPMIAGAVISGAYFGDKMSPLSDTTNLASGLTGTDLFVHIRHMLFTTIPGIIIALAVYWVLGQNYAAGAIDQQAINQTIIELNQQFDISAWLLLIPLAVIVLVAFKVPAIPALIVGILLGVLAQIFVQGGTLAEAVSALQAGYAIDSGNALVDDLFNRGGLDSMMYTVSMTIVAMTFGGILEYSGMLQSMMNHILRLAKTAGSLVATTIVAAVTTNATCSEQYISIVVPARMFADSYEKMGLDSRNLSRALEDGGTLTSVFFPWNTCGVFILGTLGVGAFEYAPYAVLNFVVPILSIIYAFTGFTIVKIRQQAAVQSV from the coding sequence ATGGAAAGACCAAAAGTGGAGAAAAAAGAGATGGCATTGGGATGGGCTGTTTTGCCGCTAATCCTTATGATCATTGTGATGTTTTACACAATCGTGGCGTTAGAGCAGGGTCCACACATCCCGCTTATTATTGGAACTTCCATTGCGGCATTAGTGGCTTGGAAACATGGATTTAAATGGGATGAAATCGAAGAAATGATGTATAAAGGTATTCGTCTTGCGCTCCCGGCTGTTGTCATCATTATTTTGGTAGGGCTTACAATTGGGGCTTGGATCGGAAGTGGCGTTGTTGCTACGATGATTTACTTTGGATTGAAGATCATCTCACCTGCGTTATTTCTTGTGACGATTACAGTGATCTGTGCGGTTGTTGCACTCGCTATCGGCAGTTCTTGGTCAACGATGGGAACAATTGGTGTTGCAGGAATGGGAATTGGTTTGAGTATGGGCATTCCGGCACCAATGATTGCAGGTGCGGTTATTTCTGGAGCCTACTTCGGAGATAAGATGTCCCCTTTATCGGATACGACCAATTTGGCGTCTGGATTAACAGGAACAGATTTGTTTGTACATATTCGTCATATGTTGTTTACGACAATACCTGGTATTATCATTGCGCTAGCTGTTTATTGGGTGCTTGGTCAAAACTATGCAGCAGGTGCTATTGATCAGCAGGCAATAAACCAAACAATTATTGAGTTAAATCAACAGTTTGATATTTCGGCATGGTTATTACTTATTCCACTTGCTGTCATTGTTCTGGTAGCTTTCAAAGTACCTGCCATTCCCGCACTGATTGTCGGGATATTACTTGGAGTACTGGCTCAGATTTTTGTCCAAGGTGGTACGCTAGCTGAAGCCGTTTCCGCATTGCAGGCAGGCTATGCCATTGATAGTGGAAATGCATTAGTCGATGACTTGTTCAATCGTGGTGGTCTGGATTCTATGATGTATACCGTCTCAATGACAATTGTCGCGATGACATTTGGAGGAATCCTCGAGTATTCTGGGATGCTTCAGTCGATGATGAATCATATTTTGCGACTTGCTAAGACGGCAGGTTCTCTCGTAGCGACAACTATAGTGGCAGCTGTCACAACGAACGCTACTTGTTCAGAGCAATACATCTCCATAGTGGTACCAGCGCGAATGTTTGCTGACAGCTATGAAAAGATGGGGCTTGATTCACGCAACTTGTCACGTGCATTAGAAGATGGGGGTACACTGACTTCTGTATTCTTCCCATGGAACACATGTGGCGTTTTCATATTAGGAACACTAGGTGTTGGAGCGTTTGAGTATGCACCTTATGCAGTTTTAAACTTTGTTGTACCTATCCTGTCAATTATCTATGCATTTACAGGTTTTACAATCGTTAAAATTCGTCAGCAAGCAGCAGTTCAAAGCGTTTAA
- a CDS encoding dipeptide epimerase, producing MKITQVDVYAIRLPLITPFIVSYHSYPDMPSIIVKLTTDEGIVGYGEAVADDHVTGESWESTFALIQHSLGPAVIGHNPMHMEALHDKMDAIVYQAPAAKAAIDIACYDAVGKKLGVPVYDLLGGRFHERFPITHVLSIGEPEQMAEEARERVEQGYESFKMKVGRDVLSDVARIRAVREAVGPNLAIRVDVNQGWGNAATTLQAIELMKGLNIDWLEQPVKADDLDGMVEIKAKSMIPLMVDEGLKYKREMREIIQKGAAHKANIKLMKCGGIYPATKLAHMAEMAGIDCQIGSMVESSVGSAAGFHVAFAKKIFSSVELTGPLKFSKDIGNLHYDVPFIALNDQAGLGVDVDETVLAELTVRHETLKEGLSL from the coding sequence ATGAAAATAACACAAGTTGATGTATACGCCATTCGCCTACCCCTGATTACTCCATTTATTGTTAGTTATCATAGCTACCCTGACATGCCATCCATTATTGTAAAGCTTACGACCGACGAAGGCATCGTTGGTTACGGAGAAGCTGTAGCTGACGACCATGTGACTGGTGAGTCATGGGAAAGTACTTTTGCCCTTATCCAACACTCATTGGGTCCGGCAGTGATTGGCCATAACCCGATGCATATGGAGGCACTTCATGACAAGATGGATGCGATCGTCTACCAAGCGCCAGCTGCAAAAGCGGCCATAGATATTGCCTGTTATGATGCAGTCGGGAAAAAACTTGGGGTCCCCGTATACGACTTGCTAGGCGGACGTTTCCATGAACGCTTTCCCATCACCCATGTATTGAGTATTGGAGAGCCAGAACAAATGGCTGAAGAAGCCCGTGAACGAGTAGAGCAAGGGTATGAATCATTTAAAATGAAGGTGGGGCGCGATGTCTTAAGTGATGTTGCTCGCATCCGTGCCGTCAGAGAGGCAGTAGGTCCCAACTTGGCTATTCGTGTAGATGTAAACCAAGGATGGGGCAACGCGGCAACTACTTTACAAGCCATCGAATTGATGAAAGGTCTGAACATCGATTGGTTGGAGCAACCTGTAAAGGCAGACGACTTAGATGGAATGGTTGAGATAAAAGCAAAATCAATGATTCCTCTCATGGTTGACGAGGGGTTGAAATACAAACGAGAGATGCGAGAAATCATTCAAAAAGGCGCTGCCCACAAAGCCAATATCAAACTAATGAAGTGCGGGGGGATTTATCCTGCTACTAAGCTCGCACACATGGCAGAAATGGCAGGCATTGATTGTCAGATCGGATCGATGGTGGAATCTTCTGTAGGTTCGGCCGCTGGTTTTCATGTGGCATTTGCTAAAAAAATATTCTCAAGTGTCGAATTGACAGGGCCTTTGAAATTCTCAAAAGATATCGGTAACCTGCACTATGACGTTCCCTTTATTGCACTGAATGATCAGGCGGGCTTGGGCGTCGATGTAGACGAAACTGTCCTAGCGGAACTAACTGTTCGCCATGAAACCTTAAAAGAGGGGTTAAGTCTATGA
- a CDS encoding amidohydrolase, with amino-acid sequence MTRDQQILEWYQHFHTNAEISWKEIKTTNKLAQIMEDLGIHYRTFEDVTGLVAEIGDGEEVVALRADIDALWQEVNGSYQANHSCGHDANMAMVLGALLELKEEKFNKTLRFIFQPAEEKGNGANAMIDRGVVDGVTHLFGVHLRPAEELKYAKFSSAIHHGAAMFLQGKIVGVDAHGARPHQGKNSIDVLVAIHQMLKTVYYSPFESHSVKMTNMHAGGDSLNIIPGQATFAIDARAQKNHVLEEMKEQLERKLRAIGQLFDVTIEWEWQDITPGAEVSTEAAELARQGIADVIDEADLEPEIHTSGSDDFHVYTIRRPDVKAAMIGVGANMTHGLHHPEMAFDTTILPQAAKVLASVMRHAANSHK; translated from the coding sequence ATGACTAGAGACCAGCAAATTCTAGAATGGTACCAACATTTTCACACAAATGCAGAAATCAGTTGGAAAGAAATTAAGACGACGAATAAACTTGCACAAATCATGGAGGACCTAGGGATCCACTACAGAACGTTCGAAGATGTGACAGGATTGGTCGCTGAAATTGGGGACGGGGAAGAGGTAGTGGCTCTACGTGCCGATATCGATGCTCTTTGGCAGGAGGTGAATGGTAGCTATCAAGCCAATCATTCGTGCGGACATGACGCTAACATGGCTATGGTACTCGGGGCATTGCTGGAATTAAAAGAAGAAAAGTTTAACAAGACGCTTCGTTTTATTTTCCAGCCAGCTGAAGAAAAAGGCAATGGAGCAAATGCCATGATCGACAGAGGGGTAGTCGATGGAGTGACACATTTATTTGGTGTGCACCTGCGACCTGCCGAAGAACTAAAGTACGCTAAATTCTCATCAGCCATTCATCACGGCGCAGCGATGTTCCTGCAAGGAAAGATTGTTGGAGTAGATGCTCATGGTGCTCGTCCTCACCAAGGAAAAAATAGCATTGATGTGCTAGTGGCGATTCATCAAATGTTGAAAACGGTCTATTATTCCCCATTTGAATCTCATTCTGTGAAAATGACGAATATGCACGCAGGTGGTGACAGCCTTAATATCATTCCTGGCCAAGCTACATTTGCCATAGACGCACGGGCACAGAAAAATCATGTGCTAGAAGAGATGAAGGAGCAGCTTGAACGCAAACTCCGGGCGATCGGCCAACTGTTTGATGTCACCATCGAATGGGAGTGGCAAGACATAACGCCAGGAGCAGAGGTATCAACAGAGGCGGCTGAGTTAGCGCGTCAAGGAATTGCAGACGTCATTGATGAAGCCGATCTTGAACCAGAAATTCATACGTCTGGCAGCGATGATTTTCATGTGTATACCATTCGTCGACCTGATGTGAAGGCAGCTATGATCGGTGTAGGAGCTAACATGACTCATGGTTTGCATCATCCGGAGATGGCATTTGATACAACAATTTTACCTCAAGCCGCCAAGGTACTGGCTAGTGTTATGCGCCATGCAGCAAATTCACATAAATAA
- a CDS encoding AI-2E family transporter, which yields MTKKVWFQIGVAVLLTLVIIRMIIEVQGIFNPIFVVLSTIFIPALLGGVLFYLMRPLVNFLEKRKVPRWGSISIMLVLLLGAIFGFSAVVVPPLTTQVNQLVDGAPAIVSEVEKMTEYVLAQRDRLPESMQDSIQDAIGRVNEFAVSGGTVLISFFQGLFQGIFMLVLVPFFLIYMLKDHEKFAPFVAKFFKGDRKTWIRKTLADIDETLKTYIQGQLLVSFLVGVMLFIGYLIIGLEYSLLLALFGMLTNVIPFLGPYLAVIPAMIIAFIQDPIMAVWVAIIMLVAQQIESNLITPNVMGKSLDIHPLTVITIILSAGSLAGLWGIILAIPTYAVIKAILSNIYAHREEIKDTANKNV from the coding sequence ATGACGAAAAAAGTATGGTTTCAGATAGGCGTCGCCGTGCTGTTGACGCTAGTAATCATCCGTATGATTATAGAAGTACAAGGCATATTCAATCCAATCTTTGTTGTCCTTAGTACGATTTTTATTCCAGCTTTACTTGGAGGCGTGTTGTTCTATTTGATGCGTCCGCTTGTGAATTTTTTAGAAAAACGAAAAGTGCCAAGATGGGGCTCTATCTCGATTATGCTCGTTCTTTTACTAGGTGCTATTTTCGGATTTTCAGCTGTAGTAGTTCCACCTTTAACGACTCAGGTCAATCAGTTGGTGGATGGAGCCCCAGCCATTGTGAGTGAAGTGGAAAAGATGACGGAATACGTTCTTGCCCAGCGCGATCGTCTTCCAGAATCTATGCAAGATTCTATTCAAGATGCGATTGGCCGAGTTAATGAGTTTGCGGTTTCGGGCGGCACTGTATTAATCAGCTTTTTCCAAGGCTTGTTCCAAGGGATATTCATGTTAGTATTGGTCCCGTTCTTCCTGATCTACATGTTGAAAGATCATGAAAAGTTTGCTCCATTTGTTGCAAAATTCTTTAAGGGAGACCGCAAGACATGGATTCGCAAAACGCTCGCTGACATTGATGAAACGTTGAAAACGTATATCCAAGGACAACTACTTGTTAGTTTCTTAGTAGGGGTCATGCTCTTCATCGGATACTTGATTATCGGGTTGGAGTATTCACTATTGCTTGCTCTATTTGGCATGTTGACCAACGTTATTCCATTTTTAGGACCTTATCTTGCGGTTATTCCAGCGATGATTATAGCCTTTATTCAAGACCCGATTATGGCGGTGTGGGTAGCGATTATTATGTTAGTCGCTCAACAAATTGAAAGTAATTTAATTACACCAAATGTTATGGGAAAATCTCTCGACATTCACCCGTTAACTGTCATTACCATTATCTTGTCTGCGGGAAGCCTGGCAGGACTGTGGGGAATTATATTAGCTATTCCAACATATGCTGTTATAAAAGCTATTTTAAGCAACATTTATGCGCATCGTGAGGAAATAAAAGATACCGCAAATAAAAATGTCTAA